A genome region from Rhizobium favelukesii includes the following:
- a CDS encoding ABC transporter permease: MAATSTDTVRLRRDLTLPFLLLVAWEASSRLGLVDPRFLPSIEDVISTAKREIIDNGLTGQLGSSLLRNLAGFLIGCVFGVSFATLVAVTRTGDRLIMPTFNGLKQISLLAWIPLISVWFGFGEQAKVVFVALAAFIPIALNTYDGIKGAPADLVEVGRSLRFSPWQRITRIYLPSALPAIATGIHLGLIYSWLATVGAEYFLAVGPGIGGLVIAGRERFDMALVMVGVIILGLVGFALNRLAGAAEARLLRWRS, translated from the coding sequence ATGGCCGCCACATCAACGGATACCGTCCGCCTCCGGCGGGACCTCACGCTTCCATTTCTTCTTCTCGTCGCATGGGAAGCTTCCAGCCGCTTGGGGCTCGTGGATCCACGCTTTTTGCCATCCATCGAGGATGTCATTTCGACGGCCAAGCGCGAGATCATCGACAATGGTCTGACGGGACAGCTCGGATCGAGCCTGTTGCGCAATCTTGCCGGCTTCCTGATCGGCTGCGTTTTCGGCGTCAGCTTCGCTACGCTGGTCGCCGTTACCCGAACGGGGGATCGGCTGATCATGCCGACCTTCAACGGCCTCAAACAAATTTCCCTGCTGGCGTGGATTCCGCTGATCTCGGTATGGTTCGGTTTTGGTGAGCAGGCGAAGGTCGTGTTTGTTGCGCTCGCTGCCTTCATCCCCATCGCTCTCAACACCTATGACGGCATCAAGGGCGCGCCAGCCGATCTGGTCGAGGTCGGCCGTTCGCTGCGGTTCAGCCCGTGGCAGCGCATCACCAGAATCTACCTGCCCTCGGCCCTGCCGGCGATCGCAACCGGCATTCACCTCGGCCTGATATACTCGTGGTTGGCAACGGTTGGCGCGGAATACTTCCTCGCGGTGGGCCCAGGCATCGGCGGCCTTGTGATTGCCGGGCGCGAGCGTTTCGATATGGCATTGGTGATGGTTGGCGTGATCATTCTCGGCCTCGTCGGGTTTGCACTCAACAGGCTGGCTGGCGCGGCCGAAGCAAGGCTCCTGCGCTGGCGCAGTTGA
- a CDS encoding ABC transporter substrate-binding protein: MKRAFLSRLAVSLALMLAAAPVTGQAEEPLVIHVGYAAIGVDNRPYAEGTSAATARAGEFLEKEFANDRNVKIEWTFFKGAGPAVNEGFANDQLDFAYQGDLPSLIGRANGLKTKYLLASGARKPLYLAVAKASGIKSIEDLKGRKIALQRGTNGHLAAIKVLEAHGLKERDVQVVNLDSAGTVAALTSKDIDAAFGDTQLINLAAKGAADVIYTTKGDDPRFGRNAGIIGREAFIDAHPEITQRVVDAFVKAAQWSSDEPNRAALLELWHKSGTPVPILEEYFKGDALAYRNSPLIDELLVSQYKEQGEKSKEFGLIRRDVDLEGWFEPRYLNSAIERFGLLHFWQAYGADGKPVAS; encoded by the coding sequence ATGAAACGCGCATTTCTGTCACGACTGGCCGTCAGCCTCGCCCTGATGCTTGCCGCCGCGCCGGTCACGGGCCAGGCGGAGGAGCCGCTGGTTATTCATGTCGGCTATGCCGCCATCGGCGTCGACAATCGGCCTTATGCGGAAGGCACCTCTGCCGCGACCGCACGGGCCGGTGAATTTCTGGAAAAGGAATTCGCCAATGATCGGAACGTTAAGATCGAGTGGACCTTCTTCAAGGGCGCTGGCCCTGCCGTCAATGAAGGCTTTGCCAATGACCAGCTCGACTTCGCCTATCAGGGCGATCTTCCTTCGCTGATCGGCCGCGCCAACGGTCTGAAGACGAAGTATCTCCTTGCGAGCGGCGCGCGAAAGCCGCTCTATCTCGCCGTGGCGAAAGCCTCCGGCATCAAGTCGATCGAGGATCTGAAGGGTCGCAAGATTGCCCTCCAACGCGGCACGAACGGTCATCTCGCCGCCATCAAGGTTCTCGAGGCGCACGGCTTGAAGGAGCGCGACGTTCAGGTCGTCAACCTCGACAGTGCCGGCACGGTTGCTGCATTAACCAGCAAAGACATCGATGCGGCCTTCGGCGACACGCAGTTGATCAACCTTGCCGCCAAGGGTGCCGCCGACGTCATCTACACGACGAAGGGTGACGATCCGCGCTTTGGTCGCAATGCGGGTATCATCGGCCGGGAGGCATTTATCGATGCCCATCCGGAGATTACCCAGCGGGTCGTCGATGCGTTCGTCAAGGCGGCGCAATGGTCGTCCGATGAGCCCAATCGCGCAGCCCTTCTCGAACTGTGGCACAAGTCCGGAACGCCGGTTCCGATCCTCGAGGAATACTTCAAGGGCGATGCGCTTGCCTATCGCAATTCGCCGTTGATCGATGAGCTCCTCGTCTCGCAGTACAAGGAGCAGGGCGAAAAGAGCAAGGAATTCGGGCTCATCCGCCGCGATGTCGACCTCGAAGGCTGGTTCGAGCCACGTTACCTGAACAGCGCGATCGAGCGCTTCGGCCTGCTGCACTTCTGGCAGGCTTACGGCGCCGACGGCAAGCCGGTCGCCTCGTAA
- a CDS encoding ABC transporter substrate-binding protein, whose translation MKVLKKALLLAAVGGSLFATAASADQVNLTGQMWTGSEADTKTWQHLADMVSVKHPDIKVTLQTTGWVDYWTRLPVLAASGQLADIVSMQSLRMPNFYSLLEPLNERIKADKLDIGAFTPSIIGGMSVDKELYGLPYDVGPWVIYYNQDAFEAAGVPLPKPGWSLAEFTDAAKKLTKDGNYGFGVAPVNYSVMASAWGDKYIDDAGQLDLVNPAAIAAADRVIGFAAKDKIAPLVPSGNDAGTVIQGRFNSGNIAMYVDGPWSIIGMKDQVKFKVGLTTLPRDAGELAAVTAGSGFGISTTSQNKDAAWKAIQVLTSPEALSYLAEKGRALPARTAAQSSWYQVAAKDITNGGEALDYSLAHSIPYAITSNWAAVENLFNQYFPPAFAGSADAKQTMETIQSLAQQ comes from the coding sequence ATGAAGGTTCTGAAGAAAGCGCTGTTGCTCGCCGCAGTCGGCGGCAGCCTCTTTGCTACGGCCGCGTCGGCTGATCAGGTCAACCTGACCGGGCAGATGTGGACCGGCTCAGAAGCCGATACCAAAACCTGGCAGCACCTGGCCGACATGGTGAGCGTCAAGCACCCGGACATCAAAGTGACGCTGCAGACGACGGGCTGGGTCGACTACTGGACCCGGCTGCCGGTGTTAGCCGCGTCGGGCCAGCTGGCCGACATCGTCTCCATGCAGTCGTTGCGCATGCCGAACTTCTATTCGCTGCTCGAGCCCCTCAATGAGAGGATAAAGGCGGACAAGCTCGACATTGGCGCCTTCACTCCCTCGATCATCGGTGGGATGTCGGTCGACAAGGAGCTTTACGGCCTGCCTTACGACGTTGGTCCATGGGTTATCTATTATAACCAGGACGCGTTCGAGGCCGCCGGCGTTCCATTGCCGAAGCCGGGCTGGTCGCTTGCGGAGTTCACCGACGCTGCCAAGAAACTGACAAAGGACGGCAATTACGGCTTCGGCGTCGCCCCGGTCAACTATTCGGTCATGGCTTCGGCCTGGGGCGACAAATACATCGATGACGCCGGGCAGCTCGACCTCGTCAATCCGGCTGCCATTGCCGCAGCCGACAGGGTGATCGGCTTCGCTGCCAAGGATAAGATTGCGCCGCTGGTGCCGTCAGGCAACGATGCTGGCACGGTCATCCAGGGTCGGTTCAATTCAGGCAATATCGCCATGTATGTCGATGGTCCCTGGTCCATCATTGGCATGAAGGACCAGGTCAAGTTCAAGGTCGGTCTCACCACCCTGCCACGCGACGCCGGCGAACTGGCGGCCGTAACCGCGGGCTCCGGTTTCGGCATTTCCACCACCAGCCAGAACAAGGATGCGGCCTGGAAAGCGATTCAGGTGCTCACCAGTCCAGAAGCGCTGTCGTACCTCGCTGAGAAAGGGCGTGCGTTGCCGGCGCGCACCGCTGCGCAATCGTCCTGGTACCAGGTGGCGGCCAAAGACATCACCAATGGTGGCGAGGCCCTCGACTACTCGTTGGCGCATTCCATACCCTATGCGATCACCAGCAATTGGGCGGCGGTGGAAAACCTCTTCAACCAGTATTTTCCTCCGGCCTTCGCCGGCAGTGCCGACGCCAAGCAGACGATGGAGACCATCCAGAGCCTCGCACAACAATAG
- a CDS encoding ABC transporter substrate-binding protein: MSINRRSFNQLILLAGAGAFLPSISFGQGAAPASGGTLNWIYRVDPGNALLAINTSSGTGQAIGPKIVEGLLTFDFDVKPQPLLATDWAVSEDNLRYTFKLRKGVKWHDGADFTSADVAFSILRLKEAHPRGRITYQNVVEVQTPDPLTAIIVLSKPAPFLLAAQSSSESPIVPKHIFERLAPGDGQTLQTTIGTGPFKLTEWVPGSHLIFERNTDYWDAGKPYLDRIILRVVTDPAARSAALETGEADIGDNPVPLADLDRLKQDPHLVVDTTTYAYSGPQQQLFFNYDNPLFAKREVRLAIAKAINLQEIVDVALYGYAQVSPSPVSTALPKWYDPSVVAHRFDPVAAEKLLDEAGYPRKSDGKRFDLRLTYNSYLPQGYADVLKSQLEKIGIGIEIKKYDLPTFLKTVYADRAFDLVVESLSNTFDPSLGVQRAYWSKNFKIGLPFSNASHYANAQADALLEAAAIEPDENKRWETWSKFQHLIHDEVASVDLVAAGAQIVANKRVKNFVTGSQGLNWSFGDLWIDPNA; the protein is encoded by the coding sequence GTGTCCATCAACCGTCGTAGTTTCAATCAGTTAATTCTGCTTGCCGGCGCGGGTGCATTTCTTCCGTCGATCTCCTTCGGGCAGGGCGCCGCGCCAGCTTCCGGCGGCACCTTGAATTGGATCTACCGCGTGGATCCGGGCAACGCATTGCTTGCGATCAACACGTCGTCGGGAACCGGCCAGGCCATCGGTCCGAAGATCGTCGAGGGGCTCCTGACCTTTGACTTCGACGTCAAGCCGCAGCCACTCTTGGCAACCGACTGGGCCGTCTCTGAAGACAATCTGCGCTACACGTTCAAGCTCCGTAAGGGTGTCAAATGGCATGACGGAGCCGACTTCACCTCCGCCGACGTTGCCTTTTCGATCCTGCGGCTGAAGGAGGCTCATCCGCGCGGTCGCATCACCTACCAGAATGTCGTCGAAGTCCAGACACCTGATCCGCTTACCGCCATCATCGTACTATCCAAGCCCGCACCCTTCCTGCTAGCGGCACAATCGAGTTCGGAATCGCCGATCGTTCCGAAGCATATCTTCGAGAGGCTCGCACCGGGCGATGGCCAAACCCTGCAGACCACGATCGGCACCGGGCCCTTCAAGCTGACGGAATGGGTGCCCGGCAGCCATCTGATCTTCGAGCGAAACACGGACTACTGGGATGCCGGAAAGCCCTATCTCGATCGCATCATCCTGCGCGTGGTGACGGATCCGGCAGCGCGGTCTGCCGCCTTGGAGACGGGCGAGGCCGACATAGGCGACAATCCCGTGCCGCTCGCTGACCTCGACCGGTTGAAACAGGATCCCCATCTTGTCGTTGACACCACCACCTACGCCTATTCAGGTCCGCAGCAGCAGTTGTTCTTCAACTACGACAATCCGCTGTTCGCCAAGCGCGAGGTGCGGCTTGCCATCGCCAAGGCAATCAATCTGCAAGAGATCGTCGATGTTGCGCTTTACGGCTATGCGCAGGTTTCGCCGAGCCCCGTCAGTACGGCATTGCCGAAGTGGTACGATCCAAGCGTTGTGGCGCATCGGTTTGATCCCGTCGCTGCCGAAAAGCTCCTCGACGAGGCAGGCTATCCGCGCAAGTCGGACGGAAAGCGCTTCGATCTCCGGCTGACATACAATTCCTATCTGCCGCAAGGCTATGCCGATGTCCTGAAAAGCCAGTTGGAAAAGATCGGCATCGGCATCGAGATCAAAAAGTACGACCTCCCCACATTCTTGAAGACTGTCTACGCCGACAGGGCCTTCGACTTGGTGGTGGAGTCTCTCTCGAACACCTTCGATCCTTCCCTCGGCGTCCAGCGCGCCTATTGGAGCAAGAATTTTAAGATCGGCCTGCCGTTTTCGAATGCGAGCCACTACGCCAATGCTCAGGCAGACGCGCTGCTCGAGGCGGCTGCGATAGAGCCGGATGAGAATAAGCGATGGGAGACCTGGAGCAAATTCCAACATCTCATCCACGACGAAGTTGCTTCCGTCGACCTCGTTGCTGCTGGTGCGCAGATCGTTGCCAACAAGCGGGTGAAGAACTTCGTTACGGGATCGCAGGGGCTGAACTGGAGCTTCGGCGACCTGTGGATCGATCCGAACGCTTGA
- a CDS encoding IS701 family transposase, protein MSEQHDCSREPGDAVPHILRKWLSPFRFWFTAPSWEHLLVLVMGALLSPGKRTVTACLRITGRAEVSNFAAYHQLLNRARWNPRTLAARLLSIIVARLVPEGPVVIGMDDTIERRWGQRIAARGIYRDPVRSSHGHFVKASGLRWLSFMVLSPVPWAKCIKALPVLTILCPSERHDQKKGRKHKLLTDWARQGVLQLCRWLPGREIIFVGDSSFAVHTLAAALPDTATLITRLRLDASLFAPPDQRHEHTLGRPAQKGRPLPKLKTLLKDAKTEWQHRRIVLVRQANRQNP, encoded by the coding sequence ATGAGCGAACAACATGATTGTAGCCGTGAGCCGGGAGACGCGGTCCCCCACATCCTTCGCAAATGGCTGTCGCCGTTTCGTTTCTGGTTTACCGCGCCAAGCTGGGAGCATCTGCTGGTCCTGGTGATGGGTGCGCTCCTTTCGCCTGGCAAGCGAACGGTGACGGCCTGCCTGCGCATCACCGGACGCGCGGAGGTAAGTAATTTTGCCGCCTATCATCAACTCCTCAACCGAGCCCGCTGGAACCCTCGCACGTTGGCGGCCCGTCTGCTGTCCATCATTGTTGCCCGGCTCGTGCCCGAGGGCCCTGTCGTGATTGGCATGGATGATACAATCGAACGGCGTTGGGGCCAACGCATCGCCGCGCGTGGAATTTATCGTGACCCGGTGCGCTCCAGCCATGGCCACTTTGTCAAGGCCAGCGGCTTGAGATGGTTGAGCTTCATGGTTCTTTCACCTGTCCCATGGGCAAAATGTATTAAAGCCCTGCCGGTGCTGACGATCCTGTGTCCCTCTGAGCGCCATGATCAGAAGAAGGGCCGAAAGCACAAGCTGCTGACTGATTGGGCAAGGCAAGGCGTCTTGCAGCTTTGCCGCTGGCTGCCGGGCCGCGAAATCATCTTTGTCGGCGATAGCAGCTTTGCCGTTCATACACTGGCTGCGGCTCTTCCCGACACGGCCACTCTCATCACGCGGTTGCGTCTGGATGCCAGTCTCTTTGCTCCACCAGATCAACGGCACGAACATACGCTCGGGCGACCGGCGCAAAAAGGCAGGCCATTGCCGAAACTGAAAACGCTCCTCAAAGACGCAAAGACCGAGTGGCAGCATCGTCGCATCGTCCTGGTACGGCAAGCAAACCGACAAAACCCTTGA
- a CDS encoding carbohydrate ABC transporter permease encodes MSESAVAEIPMQPSQSRRLLRPDTQTAILFLLPSFLGFIAFMALPILASLALSFTNWQLISTPSFAGFQNYVRLFTVDPAFYTVLRNTLFFAVEYLTLNIIVSLTLAVWISSLKHGKALFRVIFFLPTFTPTIAASVVWLLIFTPDGLADSLIRSLGLGLPNFLLSTTWAMQAIVLVTLWANVGYNVVMFNAALDLVPKHYLEAATIDGANAWQRFWRIRLPLISPTIFFATVMTAITSLQVFDEIYAMTRGGPGSATATLGFAIYQKGFANFQMGYASALAWVMFVMIMALTILQFQMQRKWVHYDD; translated from the coding sequence ATGTCAGAAAGCGCCGTCGCCGAAATTCCCATGCAGCCCAGTCAGTCGCGGCGCCTTCTGAGGCCAGATACGCAGACGGCAATACTGTTCCTGCTGCCGAGCTTCCTCGGCTTCATCGCCTTCATGGCGCTGCCGATCTTGGCGTCGCTGGCGCTCAGCTTCACCAACTGGCAGTTGATCTCGACGCCCTCCTTTGCCGGCTTTCAGAACTATGTCCGCCTCTTCACCGTTGATCCGGCCTTTTACACCGTATTGCGCAACACACTCTTCTTCGCCGTCGAGTATCTGACGCTGAACATCATCGTCTCGTTGACGCTTGCTGTCTGGATATCGAGCCTGAAGCACGGCAAGGCGCTCTTCCGGGTGATCTTCTTCCTGCCGACCTTTACCCCCACGATCGCAGCGTCGGTGGTATGGCTGCTCATCTTCACCCCTGATGGACTGGCCGACAGCCTCATCCGTTCGCTTGGCCTCGGCCTGCCGAATTTCCTGCTCAGCACGACCTGGGCCATGCAGGCGATCGTGCTTGTCACTCTGTGGGCCAATGTCGGTTACAATGTCGTGATGTTTAACGCCGCGCTCGACCTCGTGCCAAAGCACTATCTAGAGGCCGCGACGATTGACGGCGCCAACGCCTGGCAGCGCTTCTGGCGCATCCGCCTGCCACTGATCTCGCCGACGATCTTCTTTGCCACCGTGATGACGGCCATCACCTCGCTGCAGGTGTTCGATGAGATCTATGCGATGACCCGCGGCGGCCCGGGCTCGGCGACAGCCACGCTCGGCTTTGCCATCTACCAGAAGGGCTTCGCCAACTTCCAGATGGGCTACGCCTCGGCACTGGCCTGGGTGATGTTCGTCATGATCATGGCCTTGACGATCCTGCAATTCCAGATGCAGCGCAAATGGGTGCACTATGACGACTAG
- a CDS encoding ABC transporter permease gives MATYLERSGHDGIKDWPRYLRGLLFSLLALLLPVLLISVWWLACARGWLPEQILPAPAYVLQTGRDMIASGELLYHAAVSLRRVIFGFAIGAVFGLALGIAMGLSQRAEDYIKPLFLAFAQIPTLGWIPLLMLLVGIEETLKIIIIAKGALVPIALNTFSGIRNVPGKYIEVGKALRFSRWQTLRLIVLPAAVPSIFTGIRYGLTHAWTSLVGVELLASSEGLGYLLVWGRQMFWLDTVIVAMIVIGLIGFAMDKGLSGAEVFIQRWKKEGL, from the coding sequence ATGGCAACCTATCTTGAACGTTCTGGCCATGACGGCATCAAGGACTGGCCGAGATATCTCAGGGGACTGCTCTTTTCGCTCTTAGCCTTGCTTCTTCCCGTACTGCTGATCTCAGTCTGGTGGCTTGCCTGCGCAAGGGGGTGGCTGCCAGAGCAGATCCTTCCGGCACCCGCCTATGTGCTGCAGACGGGCCGCGATATGATTGCGAGCGGTGAACTGCTCTATCACGCCGCAGTCAGCTTGCGGCGCGTGATCTTCGGTTTTGCGATCGGTGCGGTGTTCGGTCTGGCGCTTGGCATCGCCATGGGGCTGTCGCAACGCGCCGAAGACTATATCAAACCGCTCTTCCTCGCCTTTGCGCAGATCCCGACGCTTGGGTGGATTCCGCTCCTCATGCTGCTGGTCGGTATCGAGGAGACGCTGAAGATCATCATCATCGCCAAGGGGGCGCTCGTCCCGATTGCGCTCAACACCTTCTCGGGTATCCGCAACGTTCCCGGCAAGTATATTGAAGTCGGAAAGGCGCTGCGTTTCAGCCGCTGGCAGACGCTTCGGCTGATCGTTCTGCCCGCTGCCGTTCCGTCGATCTTCACCGGAATCCGCTACGGCCTCACGCACGCATGGACATCGCTCGTCGGCGTCGAGTTGCTGGCATCGTCCGAAGGGCTTGGATACCTGCTCGTCTGGGGCCGGCAGATGTTCTGGCTGGATACCGTGATCGTCGCGATGATTGTGATCGGGCTCATCGGCTTTGCGATGGACAAAGGACTGAGTGGCGCCGAGGTCTTCATTCAGCGCTGGAAGAAAGAGGGGCTTTAA
- a CDS encoding LacI family DNA-binding transcriptional regulator has translation MATIRDVARLAGVSISTVSLALNSPKRVGAETLDRIQQAVKSTGYRVDPVAQTLARGRSSLIGFVSANLGNMFFGDIRREIEHQALDNGYFVLIADSSGKADLERALLERLEAQKVAGIVLATNGRGEDYAAFLRDFKTPIVMFDQRVEGAERDFVGSDNPLTTTILTEHLLQLGHRRIAFISGPAGLYTADERLTGYMEAMAGAGVEVDLSLVVEGGYTRAGGHTQAMRLLARRDRPTAIIGANNMMGLAALQVMQEMGFRCPDDVSLAMVDDVPWSSVITPRITMVVQDAQKLGELTAQRLLARIQSPEGAAARPQDLILTPRFVRGESTKRL, from the coding sequence ATGGCCACCATCCGAGATGTAGCGCGCCTTGCGGGAGTTTCGATCTCGACCGTCTCGCTCGCGCTCAACAGCCCGAAGCGGGTCGGCGCCGAGACGCTCGACCGCATTCAGCAGGCGGTAAAGTCAACCGGTTACCGCGTCGACCCGGTAGCACAGACCTTGGCACGCGGACGCAGCTCGCTGATCGGCTTTGTCTCAGCCAATCTGGGAAATATGTTCTTTGGTGACATCCGCCGCGAGATAGAACACCAGGCGCTGGACAACGGCTATTTCGTTCTGATCGCCGACTCCTCCGGCAAGGCGGACCTTGAACGGGCGTTGCTGGAGCGGCTGGAAGCGCAGAAGGTGGCCGGCATCGTGCTGGCGACAAACGGGCGCGGCGAGGATTACGCCGCATTCCTTCGCGACTTCAAGACCCCGATCGTCATGTTTGACCAAAGGGTGGAAGGCGCCGAGCGCGACTTCGTCGGCTCCGACAACCCGCTAACCACCACGATTCTGACGGAACACCTGCTGCAGCTCGGTCATAGACGCATCGCCTTCATCTCGGGCCCGGCCGGACTGTACACCGCCGACGAGCGCTTGACGGGCTATATGGAAGCGATGGCCGGTGCTGGCGTGGAAGTCGACCTTTCGCTGGTGGTCGAAGGCGGCTACACGCGGGCCGGCGGCCATACCCAAGCGATGCGCCTGCTGGCTCGCCGTGATCGACCGACCGCCATCATCGGCGCCAACAACATGATGGGCCTTGCGGCCCTGCAGGTGATGCAGGAGATGGGCTTCCGCTGCCCGGACGACGTGTCGCTGGCAATGGTCGACGACGTTCCTTGGAGCAGCGTGATCACGCCCCGCATCACGATGGTGGTACAGGACGCCCAAAAGCTCGGCGAACTGACAGCACAGCGCCTGCTGGCAAGAATCCAAAGTCCTGAAGGCGCCGCCGCGCGCCCGCAAGACCTCATTCTAACACCGAGATTCGTCCGCGGAGAATCAACCAAGCGACTCTAA
- a CDS encoding alpha-L-fucosidase: MHQSGNPASGEVDKHAWFSRDRLGLFIHWGLYALGARHEWLKNREELDDERYQRYFDNFDPDLYEPKEWARRARLAGMKYVVVTTKHHEGFCLWDSKVTDYKATNTPCGKDLLTPLVEAFRAEGLKIGFYYSLIDWHHPDFPIDVHHPLRNHPDAKALNAGRNMANYAAYMREQVRELLTDFGRIDIMWFDFSYPRREYRGLSGKGRADWESERLVELVRELQPGIIVNNRLDLPLDANTLPDMVTPEQYTPRVAPTIAGQPVRWEACHTFSGSWGYHRDEDTWKSPEQIIKLLIDSVAMGGNLLMNVGPTGRGTLDARAIGALEVYQNWMALNGRSIYEAGPSDYPVPSGCRYTQRGNRLYLHVCDWPYRHIHIEGISDKIAYAQLLHDASEVRWLSHIKEVDSNVGVTVPEGMITLELPVRRPNVTVPVIEIILKP; encoded by the coding sequence ATGCATCAGTCGGGGAATCCGGCATCCGGGGAGGTGGACAAGCATGCATGGTTCAGTCGCGACCGTCTGGGCCTGTTCATCCATTGGGGCCTCTACGCACTGGGAGCCAGGCACGAGTGGTTGAAAAACCGCGAGGAACTAGACGATGAGCGATACCAGCGCTACTTCGATAATTTCGACCCCGATCTCTACGAGCCCAAGGAATGGGCTCGCCGGGCCCGCCTCGCCGGCATGAAATATGTCGTGGTGACGACCAAGCACCACGAAGGATTCTGCCTGTGGGACAGCAAGGTGACGGATTACAAGGCGACGAACACGCCTTGTGGCAAGGATCTGCTGACCCCACTGGTCGAGGCGTTCCGCGCCGAGGGGCTCAAAATCGGCTTCTATTATTCGCTGATCGACTGGCATCACCCGGACTTCCCGATCGACGTCCATCATCCGCTGCGCAACCATCCTGATGCGAAGGCGCTGAATGCCGGCCGCAACATGGCCAACTATGCCGCCTATATGCGCGAACAGGTGCGCGAGCTTTTGACCGACTTCGGCCGCATCGACATCATGTGGTTTGATTTCAGCTATCCGCGACGGGAATATCGCGGCCTGTCCGGCAAGGGACGCGCCGATTGGGAGAGCGAGCGCCTGGTTGAGTTGGTGCGCGAGTTGCAGCCAGGCATCATCGTCAACAACCGCCTCGATTTGCCGCTCGACGCCAACACCCTGCCCGACATGGTGACGCCGGAGCAGTATACGCCGCGGGTGGCGCCCACCATCGCGGGTCAGCCCGTGCGCTGGGAAGCTTGCCATACCTTCAGCGGTTCCTGGGGCTATCATCGCGACGAGGACACCTGGAAGAGCCCGGAACAGATCATCAAGCTGCTCATCGATTCCGTCGCCATGGGAGGCAACCTCCTGATGAATGTCGGTCCGACCGGCCGAGGTACGCTCGATGCGCGCGCCATCGGCGCGCTTGAGGTTTACCAGAACTGGATGGCCCTTAACGGGCGCTCCATCTATGAAGCCGGGCCGTCCGACTATCCGGTGCCGTCAGGCTGCCGCTACACCCAACGCGGCAACCGCCTCTACCTGCACGTCTGCGATTGGCCATACCGCCACATCCACATCGAGGGTATCTCCGACAAGATCGCCTATGCGCAGCTCCTGCACGACGCCAGTGAAGTGCGCTGGCTAAGCCACATCAAGGAGGTGGATTCCAATGTCGGCGTGACTGTGCCGGAAGGCATGATCACGCTCGAACTGCCGGTACGGCGGCCGAATGTCACCGTGCCGGTGATCGAGATCATCCTGAAACCTTAG
- a CDS encoding SDR family NAD(P)-dependent oxidoreductase → MSRVFITGSTDGLGLAAACTLIDEGHEVVLHARSNDRASAVANLRTRALAVVIGDLSSDAETRSIAEQVNEVGQMDAVIHNAGIYSERSRGNTPEGHAKILAVNTLAPYLLTALIDRPDRLVYLTSGMHQSGGSSTDDIDWKTRAWNTSQAYSESKLHVATIAAAVARHWPDVLSNAVDPGWVPTKMGGAGAPDDLQMGHQTQTWLATSDDEDAKINGAYWHHRQQRRPAAEVTDPDYQDRLMARLAHLTGVRLF, encoded by the coding sequence GTGAGCCGCGTTTTCATTACTGGATCAACCGACGGACTGGGGCTGGCTGCGGCCTGCACCTTGATAGACGAAGGCCATGAGGTCGTGTTGCATGCGCGCTCCAACGACAGGGCCTCGGCCGTCGCAAATCTTAGAACCAGAGCCTTGGCGGTGGTCATCGGCGATCTCAGCAGCGATGCGGAGACGCGTTCCATTGCTGAACAGGTCAATGAGGTCGGACAGATGGACGCCGTCATCCACAATGCCGGCATCTACTCCGAGAGGAGCCGTGGGAACACACCCGAAGGTCATGCGAAGATCCTGGCTGTCAACACGTTGGCACCATACCTGCTCACGGCATTGATCGACCGACCTGACCGTCTGGTCTACCTTACCAGCGGCATGCACCAGAGTGGCGGTAGCTCCACCGATGATATCGACTGGAAAACGCGCGCTTGGAATACAAGCCAGGCCTATTCCGAAAGCAAGCTTCACGTGGCCACCATCGCAGCGGCCGTTGCTCGGCACTGGCCCGATGTCCTCAGCAATGCGGTGGATCCCGGCTGGGTGCCAACCAAGATGGGCGGTGCCGGAGCGCCCGATGATCTTCAAATGGGTCATCAGACCCAGACCTGGCTGGCGACGAGCGACGACGAAGACGCAAAGATCAACGGTGCCTATTGGCATCACCGCCAGCAGCGTCGACCCGCTGCGGAAGTTACAGACCCGGATTATCAGGACAGGCTGATGGCTAGGCTGGCACATCTGACAGGCGTCAGGCTGTTTTGA